A single genomic interval of Streptococcus suis harbors:
- a CDS encoding PadR family transcriptional regulator — MPKQRILPHIILGIMGASGQMVTGKQITDYVQRDLGEFWQVAHSQVYPELKRMTKEELITCHAVPGNEKEKQYAMTATGRQILDEWLSIPNEETPQQKDLFSIKMFFIREKDDPRIPGLLQSQIELVTKHLKHLDSRKVELFSTKESIQDNYGHYLILTRSIERNRAQLKWLEDTLAEM; from the coding sequence ATGCCGAAGCAAAGAATATTACCTCATATCATATTAGGGATTATGGGTGCTAGCGGTCAAATGGTAACTGGCAAGCAGATTACCGACTATGTTCAACGTGATTTAGGCGAATTTTGGCAGGTTGCCCATAGCCAAGTCTATCCAGAATTAAAACGTATGACCAAGGAAGAATTGATTACTTGTCATGCAGTACCTGGAAATGAAAAGGAAAAGCAGTATGCGATGACGGCTACTGGTCGTCAGATTTTAGACGAATGGCTATCCATTCCAAATGAAGAAACGCCTCAGCAAAAAGACTTGTTTTCAATCAAGATGTTTTTTATTCGTGAAAAGGATGACCCACGGATTCCTGGTTTGTTGCAGAGTCAAATTGAACTAGTCACCAAGCACTTAAAACACCTAGACAGTCGTAAAGTTGAGCTGTTCTCAACCAAGGAAAGTATCCAAGACAATTATGGACACTATTTGATTTTGACACGGTCTATTGAACGCAACCGTGCCCAGCTCAAATGGTTAGAGGATACACTGGCAGAAATGTAA
- a CDS encoding DUF1294 domain-containing protein — MSIKQMVSMALVVWNLLVFITYGMDKGKARKNAYRISEKTLLLMSYFGGGLGAWAGGTHFRHKTQKKYFQLAWAIGVLIDAVIMYWMWK; from the coding sequence ATGTCAATCAAACAGATGGTTAGTATGGCGCTAGTAGTGTGGAATTTACTTGTCTTCATTACCTATGGTATGGATAAAGGGAAGGCAAGAAAGAACGCCTATCGGATTTCAGAAAAGACCTTATTACTCATGTCCTATTTTGGTGGTGGGCTAGGTGCCTGGGCAGGTGGAACCCATTTTCGGCATAAGACACAGAAAAAGTATTTTCAACTAGCCTGGGCTATAGGGGTATTGATTGATGCAGTGATTATGTACTGGATGTGGAAATAG